A genomic window from Fusarium keratoplasticum isolate Fu6.1 chromosome 15, whole genome shotgun sequence includes:
- a CDS encoding Zn(2)-C6 fungal-type domain-containing protein — translation MPLILDKEPTDAFAFYILGLFLYCECFSSYLAPALQQPPTDEAVLRAAGRAPFSTTVHPVTGVATTLCPILTEIGYYYRRVVEGQGHSSDHERHLRRRLLDWEPPTGSPDEPRLLQLAEGYRDIGDIMLYQAQRISTPIDPVDASILMEKGRNSLQLSRSSDF, via the exons ATGCCCCTCATCTTGGACAAGGAGCCTACAGACGCTTTTGCATTTTACATCCTCGGATTGTTCTTATATTGCGAGTGCTTTTCGTCCTACTTGGCTCCCGCCTTACAACAGCCGCCGACCGACGAGGCTGTTTTACGCGCCGCCGGGCGAGCACCCTTCAGCACCACAGTCCATCCCGTCACCGGAGTCGCTACAACGCTGTGTCCCATCCTCACCGAGATCGGATACTACTACCGTCGGGTAGTTGAGGGACAAGGCCACTCGTCTGATCATGAACGGCACTTGAGGCGACGACTCTTGGACTGGGAACCCCCAACGGGAAGCCCTGATGAACCCCGGCTCCTTCAACTTGCGGAAGGCTACAGGGACATCGGCGACATCATGTTGTATCAGGCCCAGCGCATCTCTACTCCGATCGACCCCGTGGACGCTTCGATCCTCATGGAGAAG GGTCGGAACTCCCTGCAGCTTTCACGCAGCAGCGACTTCTAG